The following DNA comes from Deinococcus sedimenti.
AACTCCTGGTATGGATGTTCATTCACCGCTACAACGCGTCATTACGATGAACCCACGACCCGGGCGTATCCTGGGCCCGTGAGGACGTCTTGAGCGGGGTCGTGTGGCTGGCGCTGGACGGCGTGGGGCACCCGCAGGACGCGCCGGGTGGGAGTGTCTGGGATCAGCCGCTGGGCACGCTGCGCCCGCTGGTGGACGCGGGGCGGTGCCTGGACGCGACGCTGGGCGTGCCGGGCCTGCCGCAGTCGGGGACGGGGCAGGCGTGCTGGTTGACGGGGTCGGACGCGGTGGCGCTGATGGGGGAGCATTTCGGGCCGCATCCGGGGCCGACGTTGCAGCGCCTGCTTCAGGAGGGGTCGCTGCCGGTGCGGCTGGCGCGGGCCGGGGGGCGGGCGGCGCTGGGGAACGAGTACGTGCCCGCATACTTTCAGGCGCTGGAATCGGGGGCGGGGCGCCGCAACCGCATGGGCTGCTTTCCGTTCGCGTTCCGCGCGGCGGGGCTGCCGCTGAATCCGCCGCGCGTGCCGCTGCTGGGCGCGACGCTGGGCCTGGGGTACGCGCGCCCCTGGTCGGCAGGGGGAGAGGAGAGGGCGGCGCTGGACGCCCTGGCGCGGCACGGGGGGGCGCTGGCCCGCGCGGCGCGGGACGTGGATCTGCTGGCGCTGGACCTGTGGTTCAGTGACCTGCTGGGGCACGCGGGCGCGCCGGACGTGCCGGGGGACGCGCTGGCGGCCGGGCAGTCGTACCTGCGGCGGGTGGACGCGCTGCTGTCGGGCCTGCTGGGCGCGGGCGCGCGGGTGGTGGTGGGCAGCGATCACGGGAACCTGGAGGACCTGCGTACGAAGGGGCACACGCTCGCGCGGGTGCCGTTCGCGGGGGCCGGGGTGAACCTGGGGCAGCCGGGGAACGTGGTGGAGGCTGGGCGGGTGCTGGCGGGCTGGTTTGGGTTGCCGGGTGCTTGACCGACCCTGGGGGGGTGTTGCTAGAGTGCCCGGCGGAACCGTTCAACGTGAGAACTCGCCGACAGGGGCGGGATGTGGGGGTCGTGGGCGCGCACGGCCGACAAGTTATCCACAGGTTTATCCACAGGCACTGTGGAAAGCCTGTGGATAAGGGGGAACCCCCCGTGCTAGGGGACCGGTCATTTGTTCGTGTGAAACACGCTTTTCAGGCCTTCCGTGGAACTCTTCCACATCTGGATAAGTTATCCACAGGCGCCCGTTTCACTGTGGATAACTCCGGGCGGCGAGGCGCGCTGCCTGCACGAATGCCCGCACGGCTTCGGGGTCCTTCACGCCGGGGCTCGCCTCCAGGCGACTCACGGCGTCCACCGCCGCGGGGCGCAGGGCCGTCATGGCGGCCGCCACGTTCCCCGGCCCCAGGCCTCCGGCCAGCCACGCCCCGTCGGGGAAGAGGGGGCGCAGCGCGTCCCAGTCGAGCGGAATGCCGCCGCCGGGTTCGGGCGCGTCCAGCATCAGCGTGACGCCTCGGTGCCCGTGCCACATGTCCGTCTCCGTCGCCAGATCGGCGGGGCGCACGACACGCAGAACGGGATAATACGCGGCGACTGCCATCACGTAAAGACTTGACAGGCGTCCATGAAGCTGCACGGCACTCACCCGCGCGGCCTCGGCGGTGCGCAGCACCTCATCCAGCGGCTGATCAAGGAACACGCCCACGCGCGCCACGCTGGGGCCCACACTCAGGCCCGCCGCGCGCGCCACCTGCGGCGACACCAGCCGCTTACTGACGGGCGCGAAGATGAAGCCCAGCGCGTCCGCCCCCGCCTCGGCGCTCAGGACGGCGTCGTGCACGCTGGTCGTGCCGCACACCTTCACCTGCACCGTCACTCCGGCCCCCGCGCGGCTTCCAGGTCCGCCACCCGCCCCTCCAGCGTCCGCACCTGCCGGGTCAGGGCCAGCAGCAGCAGCGCGTAGTGGTCGTAGATCTTCGGGCGTTCCATGCGCAGCTCCCCGGCCATCCAGCCGTCCAGCAGCCGCTCGGCCTCCGCGAGCACCTCGGCGTCCGGCACGTCCCGGTAGGAACGGCTGCCCATGATCTCCCGCGCGAAATTCAGTTCCCGGTCACTCACGAGCCGCATTCTCCATGAACCGCGCCCGCGCCTGCATGACGGCCGCGTGGTTCGCCTCCGCCCACAGCCACACCGGGCAGAACGCCTCGCTCAGGCTGCGGCCCAGCGGCGTCAGGGTGTACTCCACGCGCGGCGGGATCACCGGATGCACCACCCGCGTGAGCAGCCCGTCGAACTCCATCTGCCGCAGTGTTTTAGTGAGCATCTTCTGGCTGATGTCCCCCACCTGCGCGCCGATCTGCGTGAAGCGCAGCGTGCCGTGCTCCTCCAGGACCTCCAGCAGGATCAGCGTCCACTTGTCCGCCACGCGCCCGATCATCTCGCGCACGAGCGCTTCGACCTCGGGGGTGCTGTGCGGCCAGGGCTCCGGCCCGACCTGATCTGACGTGAGCTGCTCGATACTCTCCATGAGGAAACTATAGCACTCACGGGTGCTGACTTCCCAAAAGAGAGTGATAGGTCTATGCTCGGCAGGTCCGCACAGGGGACGCCCCCAACCCGCCCTCGCAGGAGGCCCGCATGTTCTACGAATACCGCCGCTACACGTTGAAGCCCGGCCAGCGCGACACCTGGGTGCAGCTCATGCACGGCGAGATCCTGCCGTACCAGATCGCGCGAGGCATGCAGGTCGTCGCGTCCTTCACCGACGACACCGACCCCGACGCATACATCTGGATCCGCCGCTTCGACAGCGAGGCGCAGCGGGAAGCCCTGTACGCCGCCACCTACGACACCGACACGTGGCGCGACCTGCTCGCCCGGCACGGGCACCTGCTGGCCGCTGAACCGCAGGTCACCCGCCTGACCCCCACGCCCCATTCCCCCCAGCTGTAACGGCCCCGCTTTACAGGAGCACCCATGAACACGACCGGCAACACCATCCTGATCACCGGCGGCGGCAGCGGCATTGGCCTGGGCCTCGCGCAGGCCTTCCTGGCACGCGGCAACACCGTCATCATCGCCAGCCGCAGCCAGCGCACCCTGGACGCCGCCGCGGCCGCCCACCCGGGCCTGCACCCCTACCCGCTGGACGTCACCGACCCCGAGTCCATCCAGTCACTCGCCGAGCGCGTCACCGCCGAGCACCCGGGATTGAACGTCCTGATCAACAACTCCGGCATCATGCTCGCCGAGAACCTGCTGAACGGCACGGCCCTCCCGGACGCCGAGGCGACCGTCACCACCAACCTCCTCGGGCCGATCCGCGTCACGCAGGCCATGCTGGGCCACCTGCTCACGCAACCGCGCCCCGTGATCGTGAACGTCACCTCCGGCCTCGCCAGCCTCCCCCTGACCGCCACGCCCACGTACAGTGCCACGAAGGCCGCGCTGCGCTCCTACACCGAGAGCCTGCGCCACCAGCTGCGCGGCACGCCCGCCGAGGTCATCGAACTCGCACCGCCCTACGTCGCCACGGAACTCATGCCCGGCGGCAGCCAGAACCCCCACGCCATGCCCCTGACCGACTTCATCGGGGAAACCATGACCCTCCTGGCGCAGCCCGGCGTCCGGGAGGTGCTCGTGGAGCGCGTGCTGCCGCTGCGCAACGCCGCGCTGAACGGCACGTACGCGCAGGTGTTCACGGGTCTGAACGGCGAGTGACGCCCGCCGTGCGGCGCACCCACGCCGCGCTGCGGTTCGTCAGGAAGCCCACCACCGGCAGCAGGCCCGACACGGCCGCGAAGATGACCGCCATGCCAGCCGCCATCGGCAGCAGCATCAGGGAGCTTGGCGGCGCGCTCGACAGGCCCGCCAGCGTGAACAGCGCGCCCGCCACGAACGCCACCAGCGCGCCCGTGATGACCGCCTGTGCCGCGACCCGCCACCACGCCCTGTCGAGCGGGCGGTGCCACGCCGCCAGCCCCAGGCTGCAAAGCCACGCCGCGCCCCCCGCGGACGCCGCGATGGGCACGAAGAACGTGAACTTCATCCACTCGTCGGTCACGCGCATGTAGGGACGCCCCCAGCACAGCTGCGTGAGCCACAGCAGGCACAGCGTCCCGATCAGCAGCGCGTCCAGCGCGGTCCCCAGCACCACGCGCGGCGAGAGGACCGCCCGCAGGGCCGCGCGGCGGGTCATGCGCTCAGCGTAGCCGGGTCCGTGTCGGCCGGCTGCGTCATCTGACGGATGCCCGCCGGGGGCGGCGCGTGCGAGGCTGCGTCCATGACCGATTCCGTGCGGCGCGAGACGACCCTGCACCTCCTCCTGACGCGGCCCGGCGGGGCGGAGGTCGCCTGCCGGACCCTGACCGTGGATCACCCCGTGTATTTCGGCGAGCACGTGCTGGAGGCCGCGCGGGCGGCGGGCGTGGAGGGCTGGCTGGGGCGGCGGCTGGACTTCGCCCGGCACGGGACCGGAGAGGACGGCGTGACCCGCGCCACCTGCACGTGGCAACTGTTCGCGCCCGACCTGCCGGATGCCGCGCCTGTTCCGGACGAGCTGCGCGAACTCGCGGACGCCGCGCTGACCCCCACCCGCACGCCCTGGTTCCAGGCGGACTGGCACGCCGGCGCGCTGGCGTGGCTGGACGGCGAACTCGCCGCGCAGGACCGCCCCCGCACGGGCGACCCGGTCGTGCTGAAACACTGGCAGATCAGCGTCCTGTGGCGCGTCCCCACGAGTCAGGGGGACGTGTACTTCAAGGCCGTCCCGGACTTCTTCACGCGCGAGGTGACCGTCACCTGCGCGCTGTCCGGCGTGCCCGGCGCGGCCCCACCCGTCCTGGCCGCCGACACGCGGCGCGGCTTCCTGCTGCTGGACGGCTGCGGTGCCGCCGGGGGCGACCCGGTGGCCGTGCTGCGGCAGCTGGCGCGGGTGCAGCGCGCCGCCCTGCCCCTGCTGCCGCAGCTGAACCTGCGCGACCGCGGCCCGGCGTACCTGCTGGCCCAGCTGGACGCCCTGCTCAGCGACGCGAGCCTCCACGCGGACGAGCACGGCCCGCACCCGGACGCCCTGACCCCCGAGGAGGCCGCTGCGCTGCGCGCCCACCGCCCCCGGCTGGAAGCGGCCCTGGAACGGCTGCGCGCCAGCCCGATTCCCCTCACCCTCGGGCACGGGGACCTGCACGGCGGGAACGTCACCACGCGCGGGGAACAGGTGACGCTGCTCGACTGGTCGGACGCCAGCCTCACCCACCCGTTCCTGGACGCCAACCCCGCCTACCTGTTCCCGGAGGGCACCCACACGGACCCAGCCGTGCTGGACGCCGCGCGCGAC
Coding sequences within:
- a CDS encoding phosphotransferase, translated to MTDSVRRETTLHLLLTRPGGAEVACRTLTVDHPVYFGEHVLEAARAAGVEGWLGRRLDFARHGTGEDGVTRATCTWQLFAPDLPDAAPVPDELRELADAALTPTRTPWFQADWHAGALAWLDGELAAQDRPRTGDPVVLKHWQISVLWRVPTSQGDVYFKAVPDFFTREVTVTCALSGVPGAAPPVLAADTRRGFLLLDGCGAAGGDPVAVLRQLARVQRAALPLLPQLNLRDRGPAYLLAQLDALLSDASLHADEHGPHPDALTPEEAAALRAHRPRLEAALERLRASPIPLTLGHGDLHGGNVTTRGEQVTLLDWSDASLTHPFLDANPAYLFPEGTHTDPAVLDAARDAYLHEWTDLAPLDALRALHTDALLAGEIYRALGYADGIQNAVEDRREWRGAHLWHLRPLLRALTSG
- a CDS encoding metalloenzyme domain protein — encoded protein: MSGVVWLALDGVGHPQDAPGGSVWDQPLGTLRPLVDAGRCLDATLGVPGLPQSGTGQACWLTGSDAVALMGEHFGPHPGPTLQRLLQEGSLPVRLARAGGRAALGNEYVPAYFQALESGAGRRNRMGCFPFAFRAAGLPLNPPRVPLLGATLGLGYARPWSAGGEERAALDALARHGGALARAARDVDLLALDLWFSDLLGHAGAPDVPGDALAAGQSYLRRVDALLSGLLGAGARVVVGSDHGNLEDLRTKGHTLARVPFAGAGVNLGQPGNVVEAGRVLAGWFGLPGA
- a CDS encoding winged helix-turn-helix transcriptional regulator; amino-acid sequence: MESIEQLTSDQVGPEPWPHSTPEVEALVREMIGRVADKWTLILLEVLEEHGTLRFTQIGAQVGDISQKMLTKTLRQMEFDGLLTRVVHPVIPPRVEYTLTPLGRSLSEAFCPVWLWAEANHAAVMQARARFMENAARE
- a CDS encoding phosphoribosylanthranilate isomerase, with amino-acid sequence MQVKVCGTTSVHDAVLSAEAGADALGFIFAPVSKRLVSPQVARAAGLSVGPSVARVGVFLDQPLDEVLRTAEAARVSAVQLHGRLSSLYVMAVAAYYPVLRVVRPADLATETDMWHGHRGVTLMLDAPEPGGGIPLDWDALRPLFPDGAWLAGGLGPGNVAAAMTALRPAAVDAVSRLEASPGVKDPEAVRAFVQAARLAARSYPQ
- a CDS encoding NIPSNAP family protein; translated protein: MFYEYRRYTLKPGQRDTWVQLMHGEILPYQIARGMQVVASFTDDTDPDAYIWIRRFDSEAQREALYAATYDTDTWRDLLARHGHLLAAEPQVTRLTPTPHSPQL
- a CDS encoding SDR family oxidoreductase translates to MNTTGNTILITGGGSGIGLGLAQAFLARGNTVIIASRSQRTLDAAAAAHPGLHPYPLDVTDPESIQSLAERVTAEHPGLNVLINNSGIMLAENLLNGTALPDAEATVTTNLLGPIRVTQAMLGHLLTQPRPVIVNVTSGLASLPLTATPTYSATKAALRSYTESLRHQLRGTPAEVIELAPPYVATELMPGGSQNPHAMPLTDFIGETMTLLAQPGVREVLVERVLPLRNAALNGTYAQVFTGLNGE